One stretch of Deinococcus aquaedulcis DNA includes these proteins:
- a CDS encoding ion transporter, which produces MSHTADRRAPWRAALGDIIYNADTPAGRLFDLFLIAAILVSVLAVMLDSVAPFRARHAAALDAVEWALTGLFSLEYLLRLITARRAWHYARSFFGVVDLLSILPAYLALLLPGAQYLLIIRVLRLLRIFRVLKLVRYLSEASVLTRALQASLAKITVFLAVVLTLVVILGTLMYVVEGPQHGFTSIPTSIYWAIVTLTTVGYGDIAPKTPLGKGLASLVMILGYGIIAVPTGIVTVGLTQAQRSARREAAPAVTCARCGLSPHEPDARYCRRCGEGLPT; this is translated from the coding sequence GTGAGCCACACTGCAGATCGCCGCGCTCCGTGGCGGGCCGCGCTGGGCGACATCATCTACAACGCCGACACGCCCGCTGGGCGGCTGTTCGACCTGTTTCTGATCGCCGCCATTCTGGTGAGCGTGCTGGCGGTCATGCTGGACAGCGTGGCGCCCTTCCGGGCCCGGCACGCGGCGGCGCTGGACGCGGTGGAGTGGGCGCTGACGGGCCTGTTTTCCCTGGAATACCTGCTGCGGCTGATTACCGCGCGCCGGGCGTGGCATTACGCCCGCAGTTTCTTTGGCGTGGTGGACCTGCTGTCTATTCTGCCGGCCTACCTGGCGCTGCTTCTGCCCGGCGCCCAGTACCTGCTGATTATCCGCGTGCTGCGGTTGCTGCGCATTTTCCGGGTGCTGAAACTGGTGCGCTACCTCAGCGAGGCCAGTGTGCTGACGCGGGCGCTGCAGGCCAGCCTCGCCAAGATCACGGTGTTTCTAGCAGTGGTGCTGACATTGGTGGTGATTCTGGGCACCCTGATGTACGTGGTAGAAGGCCCCCAGCACGGCTTTACCAGCATTCCCACCAGCATCTACTGGGCGATTGTCACGCTCACCACCGTGGGTTACGGCGACATTGCCCCCAAGACGCCACTGGGCAAGGGTCTGGCCTCGCTGGTGATGATTCTGGGTTACGGGATCATTGCGGTGCCCACCGGCATTGTGACTGTGGGGCTGACCCAGGCGCAGCGCAGCGCCCGCCGTGAAGCCGCGCCGGCCGTGACCTGCGCGCGCTGTGGCCTCTCGCCCCACGAGCCTGACGCCCGGTACTGCCGCCGCTGTGGCGAGGGGCTGCCCACCTGA
- a CDS encoding RNA 2'-phosphotransferase, producing MNDRTLSKRLSYLLRHAPHEAGLTLALGGWVPLEPLLAHLRVTRADVERVVAGNDKQRFSLRGDQIRANQGHSVPVDLDLLPQTPPEVLYHGTHPAALAAIVQGGLRAMSRHHVHLSADRETAVRVGARRGKPVVLTVRAGAMHAAGHVFYCSENGVWLVDRVPPEFLAQSAAYTGPP from the coding sequence ATGAACGACCGCACCCTCTCCAAGCGCCTCTCGTACCTGCTGCGCCACGCCCCGCACGAAGCCGGCCTGACCCTGGCCCTCGGCGGCTGGGTGCCGCTGGAGCCCCTGCTGGCCCACCTGCGCGTGACCCGCGCCGATGTGGAGCGCGTGGTGGCCGGCAACGACAAACAACGGTTCAGCCTGCGCGGCGACCAGATTCGCGCCAACCAGGGCCACAGCGTGCCCGTGGACCTGGACCTGTTGCCCCAGACGCCCCCAGAAGTCCTTTACCACGGCACCCATCCCGCCGCCCTGGCGGCCATTGTGCAGGGCGGTCTGCGCGCCATGAGCCGTCACCATGTCCACCTCTCGGCTGACCGCGAAACCGCTGTCCGCGTGGGCGCGCGCCGGGGCAAGCCCGTGGTCCTGACCGTGCGCGCCGGGGCCATGCACGCCGCCGGCCACGTCTTTTACTGCAGCGAGAACGGGGTGTGGCTGGTGGACCGGGTGCCGCCTGAATTTCTGGCCCAGTCAGCCGCTTACACTGGGCCACCATGA
- a CDS encoding sugar nucleotide-binding protein produces MTSSPWLITGLNGTLAPHVARVLGEQGQAVVAWGRHLTPPDDALAAGAFLAATRPQGIFHLAIGSEAWAAQLARHAADHGVPFVLTSTAMVFHHDPNGPHRPHDPRTSQEGYGQLKIRTEDAVQAANPRAVLARIGWQMDPGGQGNNMVAHLDAQHAEHGRIRASRHWIPACSLMADTARALVALAQEGASGPVHLDSNAHDALPFPEVVRRLAHTLNLSWEVEETEDYHHDQRLLDPVERLPRLSERLSLVR; encoded by the coding sequence ATGACCTCTTCTCCCTGGCTGATCACCGGCTTGAACGGCACCCTGGCGCCGCATGTGGCCCGGGTGCTGGGCGAACAGGGGCAGGCGGTGGTGGCCTGGGGCCGCCACCTCACCCCGCCCGACGACGCACTGGCCGCCGGGGCGTTCCTGGCCGCCACCCGCCCGCAGGGCATCTTTCATCTGGCCATCGGCAGTGAGGCTTGGGCGGCGCAACTGGCACGCCACGCAGCGGATCATGGGGTGCCGTTCGTGCTGACGAGCACCGCCATGGTGTTTCACCACGACCCCAACGGGCCGCACCGCCCACACGACCCGCGCACGTCCCAGGAGGGCTACGGCCAGCTGAAGATTCGCACCGAGGACGCGGTGCAGGCCGCCAACCCCCGCGCGGTGCTGGCCCGCATTGGCTGGCAGATGGACCCAGGCGGCCAGGGCAACAACATGGTGGCCCACTTGGACGCCCAGCACGCTGAGCACGGCCGAATTCGTGCCAGCCGTCACTGGATTCCAGCCTGCTCGTTGATGGCTGACACTGCCCGCGCGTTGGTGGCCCTGGCACAGGAAGGTGCTTCGGGCCCGGTGCATCTGGACAGCAACGCCCACGACGCCCTGCCCTTTCCGGAGGTGGTGCGGCGATTGGCCCACACCCTGAACCTGTCCTGGGAGGTGGAGGAGACCGAGGATTACCACCACGATCAGCGGCTTCTGGATCCAGTAGAGCGGCTGCCCCGGTTGTCCGAACGGTTGAGCCTAGTGCGCTGA
- a CDS encoding Sir2 family NAD-dependent protein deacetylase: MTPEQARAALNAASRVAVLTGAGVSAESGIPTFRDAQTGHWARFRPEDLASPGAYLQNPELVWEWYAGRYRDVLAAQPGGAHVRLAELERRKGQGFFLATQNVDGLHGRAGSGQGGGRMVELHGNLVSGRDEVTGEVFPLPAPDELVTPPTSPRGHRMRPNVVWFGEFLPEDALADAQLAFAQAEVALVIGTSGVVYPAAGLAFKTLNRGGVVIELNPEPTELTPHVTFSLRDVASRGLDTLMGPA; encoded by the coding sequence ATGACGCCCGAACAGGCCCGCGCCGCCCTGAATGCCGCTTCCCGCGTGGCCGTGCTGACCGGCGCGGGCGTGAGCGCCGAGAGCGGTATTCCCACCTTCCGCGACGCCCAGACCGGGCACTGGGCCCGCTTTCGCCCCGAGGATCTGGCCAGCCCCGGGGCCTACCTTCAGAATCCCGAGCTGGTGTGGGAGTGGTACGCCGGGCGCTACCGCGATGTGCTGGCCGCCCAGCCGGGCGGCGCCCATGTGCGGCTGGCCGAATTGGAACGGCGCAAGGGCCAGGGCTTTTTCCTGGCCACGCAGAACGTGGACGGCCTGCACGGGCGCGCGGGGAGCGGCCAGGGGGGTGGGCGCATGGTCGAACTGCACGGCAATCTGGTCAGCGGGCGCGACGAGGTGACGGGCGAAGTCTTTCCCCTGCCCGCGCCGGATGAACTGGTCACGCCGCCCACCTCGCCCCGGGGCCACCGCATGCGCCCCAACGTGGTGTGGTTTGGCGAATTCCTGCCCGAAGACGCCCTGGCCGACGCGCAGCTGGCCTTTGCCCAGGCCGAGGTCGCGCTGGTGATCGGCACCAGCGGCGTGGTGTACCCGGCGGCGGGGCTGGCTTTTAAAACCCTGAACCGGGGCGGCGTGGTCATTGAACTCAACCCCGAACCCACCGAACTGACCCCCCACGTCACCTTCAGCCTGCGCGACGTGGCCTCGCGCGGCCTGGACACCCTGATGGGCCCGGCCTGA
- a CDS encoding NUDIX domain-containing protein, translating into MNLMALRKVWGTRPLVGAAVGVLLQDEQGRVLLQRRGDDGLWSEPGGALNPGEDFLSGARRELLEETGLHCENLRLLPLPDGLQSGPELYHRYPHGDEIYVVGLRAHGTLPASALDRAQPDDSGETLELRWFRLDELPPLSSNANRASMTLLRGWAGLPPLPLTPTPPPPPAGHFLLDLRRVIGPRPWPAPGASVLVTDDEGRLLLLRHGHTRRWTLPGGFLEPGEHFEETAARELLEETGLRAQTLTPLDMFAGPEYRFTYPNGDIVDNVSVLYRAQGVSGELVPQPGEVLEVGWFGVNELPAADALSGPLVQAQVNWWHRAQDAARAPAR; encoded by the coding sequence ATGAACCTGATGGCACTGCGCAAGGTGTGGGGCACCCGCCCCCTGGTGGGCGCCGCCGTGGGCGTCCTGCTGCAGGATGAACAGGGCCGGGTGCTGCTGCAGCGCCGGGGCGACGACGGCCTGTGGAGCGAGCCCGGCGGCGCCCTGAACCCCGGCGAGGACTTTCTGAGCGGCGCGCGGCGCGAGCTGCTCGAAGAAACCGGCCTGCACTGCGAGAACCTGCGCCTGCTGCCGCTGCCGGACGGCCTGCAGAGTGGCCCGGAGCTGTACCACCGCTACCCGCACGGCGACGAGATTTACGTGGTGGGGCTGCGGGCCCACGGCACCCTGCCCGCGTCGGCGCTGGACCGCGCCCAGCCCGACGACAGCGGCGAAACCCTGGAGCTGCGCTGGTTTCGGCTGGACGAGTTGCCCCCGCTGAGCAGCAATGCCAACCGCGCGTCCATGACCTTGCTGCGCGGCTGGGCGGGCCTGCCTCCCCTGCCCCTAACCCCCACCCCGCCGCCGCCCCCAGCCGGCCACTTTCTGCTGGACCTGCGCCGGGTGATCGGGCCACGGCCCTGGCCGGCCCCCGGCGCCAGCGTGCTGGTCACCGATGACGAGGGCCGGCTGCTCCTGCTGCGCCACGGCCACACCCGGCGCTGGACCCTGCCGGGCGGCTTTCTGGAACCCGGCGAGCACTTCGAGGAGACGGCCGCGCGCGAGTTGCTCGAAGAAACCGGCCTGCGCGCGCAGACCCTGACGCCCCTGGACATGTTCGCTGGGCCCGAATACCGCTTCACCTACCCCAACGGGGACATAGTGGACAACGTGTCGGTGCTGTACCGCGCCCAGGGGGTCAGCGGCGAGCTGGTGCCGCAGCCCGGCGAGGTGCTGGAGGTGGGCTGGTTCGGCGTGAACGAACTGCCCGCCGCTGACGCCCTGAGTGGCCCACTGGTCCAGGCCCAGGTGAACTGGTGGCACCGGGCCCAGGATGCCGCGCGGGCACCCGCGAGATAG
- a CDS encoding lipid-A-disaccharide synthase-related protein, whose product MTTNFRRGNAILIVSNGYAEDLIGAALARELVRAGRGPVLALPLVGEGRAYVGAAEVQGPPLSLPSGGFPFGSVANLRADLRAGLLTVSLRQWAAARRLGTQAGQVIVVGDTYALLVGTLAARAQPVPPGARLPLTHLQPLVSVHYARGMSWGAHLRELNALGANLFMPWEVALARQARRVYTRDQPSAAHLARRGVNAVYRGSFAMDILPPPERDLPPLLDGRPLLALLPGQRGDAAFSLPIMLEAAAALPELQGVVAFAQPFSELPPLPGWTVEAVNDATLWLSRGPVRVLVVRGAFAAVVRRAALALGTAGTAAEQAAGLGVPVIGFPTPGPQYVAGFARRQGRLLGRALTVVAPDPGAVAQAARHLLTRPRLFAAAARDGQERIGAPGALAAVAAELEELN is encoded by the coding sequence GTGACGACCAACTTTCGGCGGGGGAACGCCATCCTGATCGTCTCCAACGGGTACGCCGAGGACCTGATCGGGGCGGCCCTGGCGCGCGAACTGGTGCGGGCCGGGCGGGGGCCCGTGCTGGCCCTGCCCCTGGTGGGCGAGGGCCGCGCCTACGTGGGCGCCGCCGAGGTGCAGGGCCCTCCCCTCAGCCTGCCGTCTGGCGGCTTTCCCTTTGGCAGCGTGGCGAACCTGCGCGCCGACCTGCGCGCGGGGCTGCTGACCGTGTCGCTGCGGCAGTGGGCGGCGGCGCGGCGCCTGGGCACCCAGGCCGGGCAGGTGATCGTGGTGGGTGACACCTACGCCCTGCTGGTGGGTACCCTGGCCGCGCGGGCCCAGCCGGTGCCCCCCGGCGCGCGCCTGCCCCTGACCCACCTGCAGCCGCTGGTCTCGGTGCACTACGCGCGCGGCATGTCCTGGGGCGCCCACCTGCGCGAACTCAACGCCCTGGGCGCCAACCTCTTTATGCCCTGGGAGGTGGCGCTGGCCCGGCAGGCGCGCCGGGTCTACACCCGCGACCAGCCCTCGGCGGCGCACTTGGCCCGGCGCGGGGTAAACGCCGTGTACCGGGGCAGCTTTGCCATGGACATCCTGCCCCCGCCGGAACGCGACCTTCCGCCACTGCTGGATGGCCGCCCTCTGCTGGCCCTGCTGCCCGGCCAGCGTGGCGACGCGGCCTTTTCCCTCCCCATCATGCTGGAGGCCGCCGCTGCCCTGCCCGAGCTGCAGGGCGTGGTGGCCTTCGCCCAGCCCTTCTCGGAATTGCCGCCGCTGCCTGGCTGGACGGTAGAAGCGGTGAACGACGCCACCCTGTGGCTGTCGCGCGGCCCCGTGCGGGTGCTCGTGGTGCGCGGGGCCTTTGCCGCTGTGGTGCGCCGCGCGGCCCTGGCGCTGGGTACCGCTGGCACCGCCGCTGAGCAGGCCGCTGGGCTGGGTGTGCCCGTGATTGGCTTTCCCACGCCGGGGCCGCAGTACGTGGCGGGATTTGCCCGCCGCCAGGGCCGGCTGCTGGGGCGCGCGCTGACCGTGGTGGCCCCAGACCCCGGGGCCGTGGCCCAGGCCGCCCGCCACCTGCTGACGAGGCCCCGGCTGTTCGCAGCGGCGGCCCGCGACGGCCAGGAGCGCATTGGCGCGCCCGGAGCCCTGGCAGCGGTGGCAGCAGAGCTGGAAGAACTGAACTGA
- a CDS encoding creatininase family protein, producing the protein MRIQEMNWQMVEAYLAQDDRCVLPLGCTEQHATLSLATDTLLAERVAREAAEDLGVPVFPALPYGITPTFSAYPGTLSVRTTTYLALLDDLLGGLYAQGFRRLLVVNGHGGNAPAQGWLGEWLARHPAARVQWHNWWNAPRTWAAVQATDELASHASWMESFPWTRLEGVSAPEERKPMVDLGALRQLPPAEVRARLGDGNFGGLHRRPDREMQRIWQEAVAETRALLQSGWA; encoded by the coding sequence ATGCGCATTCAGGAGATGAACTGGCAGATGGTCGAGGCGTATCTGGCCCAGGATGACCGCTGCGTGCTGCCGCTGGGCTGCACCGAGCAGCACGCCACCCTGAGTCTGGCCACCGATACCCTGCTGGCCGAGCGGGTGGCGCGCGAGGCGGCCGAGGACCTGGGCGTCCCGGTGTTTCCCGCGCTGCCCTACGGCATCACGCCCACCTTCAGCGCCTACCCAGGCACCCTGAGCGTGCGCACCACCACCTACCTCGCCCTGCTGGACGACCTGCTGGGCGGCCTGTATGCGCAGGGCTTCCGGCGCCTCCTGGTGGTCAACGGCCACGGCGGCAACGCCCCGGCCCAGGGCTGGCTGGGCGAATGGTTGGCCCGGCACCCAGCCGCGCGGGTGCAGTGGCACAACTGGTGGAACGCGCCGCGCACCTGGGCCGCCGTGCAGGCCACCGACGAACTGGCCAGCCACGCCAGCTGGATGGAAAGTTTTCCCTGGACCCGCCTGGAAGGGGTCAGCGCCCCCGAGGAGCGCAAGCCGATGGTGGATCTGGGGGCCCTGCGCCAGTTGCCGCCGGCCGAGGTGCGTGCCCGCCTGGGCGACGGCAACTTTGGCGGCCTGCACCGCCGCCCCGACCGCGAAATGCAGCGCATCTGGCAGGAAGCCGTGGCCGAAACGCGGGCGCTGTTGCAGAGCGGCTGGGCGTAA
- a CDS encoding aminotransferase class V-fold PLP-dependent enzyme — protein sequence MSDAARPDQPWSYETAAVQSAIPRGLGQTIGFPIHAAAAFQFDSLDEAQSEFQQNTGLSYARLQNPTVRALEERLTTLEGGSATVAVASGQAATLTAILSVCRAGDHVVSASSLFGGTTGLLNNILPLMGISATLVENTAQAIGAALQPNTRLVWAEMISNPAGDVADIRAFADLAHAQGALLAIDNTCGGAGFLCRPLEHGADIVAQSLTKWAGGHGSVLGGAVTVGAGHDLTRSPIFTEGGENSILSVRGAAALAWRQRWLGAHQLGMTLAPHSAFLIAQGLETLALRLARESETALALARWLSAHPQVGKVSYPGLESHPHHHLAQTYLRGGQGAVLTFEVPDPAAFLSRVRVLRIAPNLGDVRTLVVHPWTTTHGRVPEAARFAAGVTPTTIRMSVGVEALGDLQADIEQAL from the coding sequence ATGAGCGACGCCGCCCGCCCCGACCAGCCCTGGAGTTATGAAACCGCCGCCGTGCAGAGTGCCATTCCGCGCGGCCTGGGCCAGACCATCGGGTTTCCTATTCATGCGGCTGCCGCTTTTCAGTTTGATTCGCTGGACGAAGCCCAGAGCGAGTTTCAGCAGAACACCGGCCTGAGTTACGCCCGGTTGCAGAACCCCACCGTGCGTGCCCTGGAAGAGCGGCTGACCACCCTCGAAGGCGGGAGCGCCACCGTGGCGGTGGCCAGCGGGCAGGCGGCCACCCTGACCGCCATCCTCAGTGTGTGTCGGGCAGGAGACCATGTGGTCTCGGCGTCCAGCCTGTTTGGGGGCACCACGGGCCTGCTGAACAACATCCTGCCGCTGATGGGCATTTCGGCGACGCTGGTGGAGAACACGGCGCAGGCCATTGGCGCGGCCTTGCAGCCGAACACCCGGCTGGTCTGGGCCGAGATGATCAGCAACCCGGCCGGGGACGTGGCAGACATCCGCGCCTTTGCCGACCTGGCGCACGCCCAGGGCGCCCTGCTGGCCATTGACAACACCTGCGGGGGCGCCGGGTTTCTGTGCCGGCCACTGGAACACGGCGCAGACATCGTCGCGCAGTCGCTGACCAAGTGGGCGGGCGGCCACGGCAGCGTGCTGGGCGGCGCGGTGACGGTGGGGGCCGGGCACGACCTCACGCGCAGCCCCATCTTTACCGAGGGCGGCGAGAACAGCATTCTCAGCGTGCGTGGGGCCGCTGCCCTGGCGTGGCGTCAGCGCTGGCTGGGCGCGCACCAGCTGGGCATGACGCTGGCTCCCCACTCCGCGTTCCTGATCGCCCAGGGCCTGGAAACGCTGGCCCTGCGCCTGGCCCGCGAGAGCGAAACCGCCCTGGCCCTGGCCCGCTGGCTTTCGGCCCATCCCCAGGTGGGCAAGGTGAGTTACCCCGGCCTGGAGAGCCACCCGCACCACCACCTCGCGCAGACCTACCTGCGCGGCGGGCAGGGCGCGGTGCTGACCTTCGAGGTGCCGGACCCCGCTGCCTTCCTGTCGCGGGTGCGGGTGCTGCGCATCGCCCCCAACCTGGGCGACGTGCGTACCCTGGTGGTGCACCCCTGGACCACCACCCACGGCCGCGTGCCCGAAGCGGCGCGCTTTGCCGCCGGCGTGACCCCCACCACCATCCGCATGAGCGTGGGCGTAGAGGCCCTGGGCGACCTGCAGGCGGATATTGAGCAGGCGCTGTAG
- a CDS encoding 3-deoxy-7-phosphoheptulonate synthase, with the protein MDTELLSPEPLDLDPTSLQPVLSPQALLAQLPRSAQAAQTVAGARRRIAAILRGQDPRLLVVVGPCSIHDEAQALRYARGLAGARARWGDALELVMRVYVDKPRTRLGWRGFLLDPDLDGRPNLNAGLVRARRLMAAINELGVPVATELLAPQLPPYLADLLSWGCLGARTVESQTHRVMASALPFPVGFKNGTGGSVGVAVDAVVAAQARQMCWTTAPDGTGALTLTPGNPHGHVVLRGGHAGPNADPQAVAQAAEQLRGAGLTPRLLVDCAHANSGGDPARQAAVGRAVLAHWHPASPVRGLMLESHLHPGRQPFPAPGECPAYGLSLTDPCLGWPDTEVLLAEAAATVRQHETLLSCPV; encoded by the coding sequence TTGGACACTGAGCTTTTAAGCCCCGAACCCCTGGATCTGGACCCTACCTCCTTACAACCGGTGCTCTCGCCGCAGGCCCTGCTGGCGCAGCTGCCCCGCTCGGCCCAGGCCGCGCAGACCGTGGCGGGGGCCCGGCGGCGCATTGCAGCCATTCTGCGCGGCCAGGACCCCCGGCTGCTCGTGGTGGTGGGGCCCTGCAGCATCCACGACGAGGCGCAGGCGCTGCGCTACGCCCGGGGGCTGGCCGGGGCACGCGCCCGCTGGGGCGACGCCCTGGAACTGGTGATGCGCGTGTACGTGGACAAGCCCCGCACCCGGCTGGGCTGGCGCGGCTTCCTGCTGGACCCGGACCTGGACGGCCGCCCCAACCTGAACGCGGGGCTGGTGCGCGCCCGGCGCCTGATGGCCGCCATCAACGAGCTGGGCGTGCCGGTGGCCACCGAACTGCTGGCCCCCCAGTTGCCCCCTTACCTGGCCGACCTGCTGAGCTGGGGCTGCCTGGGCGCGCGCACGGTAGAAAGCCAGACCCACCGCGTCATGGCCAGCGCGCTGCCGTTTCCGGTGGGGTTCAAGAACGGCACGGGCGGCTCGGTGGGGGTGGCGGTGGACGCGGTGGTGGCGGCCCAGGCCCGGCAGATGTGCTGGACCACCGCCCCAGACGGCACAGGCGCCCTGACCCTGACCCCCGGCAATCCGCACGGGCATGTGGTGCTGCGCGGCGGCCACGCGGGGCCCAACGCCGACCCGCAGGCGGTGGCCCAGGCCGCTGAGCAGTTGCGTGGGGCGGGCCTGACTCCCAGGCTGCTGGTGGACTGCGCCCACGCCAACAGCGGCGGCGACCCCGCGCGGCAGGCAGCGGTAGGCCGCGCGGTGCTGGCCCACTGGCACCCCGCCAGCCCGGTGCGCGGCCTGATGCTCGAAAGCCACCTGCACCCCGGCCGCCAGCCCTTCCCCGCTCCCGGCGAGTGCCCCGCCTACGGCCTCAGCCTGACCGACCCCTGCCTTGGCTGGCCCGACACCGAGGTCCTGCTGGCCGAGGCCGCCGCCACCGTGCGCCAGCACGAAACCCTGCTCTCCTGCCCGGTCTAA
- the dhbA gene encoding 2,3-dihydro-2,3-dihydroxybenzoate dehydrogenase — MSLPPLPALAGRVALVTGAAQGIGAAVAQALAAAGATVQATDLAPLPWTAPRVHAAQLDVTDAAAVEALVAQTEAALGPIDQLVNVAGVLHLGPLTELSDEAWAHTFAVNTTGPFYMARAVGQRMQARRSGAIVTVSSNAAHVARAGMGAYAASKAATTHLMRCLGLELAPYGVRCNVVAPGSTDTPMGRQLWTGDTGPAQVIAGDPGQHRPGIPLGRIADPADIAQAVLFLLSDHARHITMQHLTVDGGATLGH; from the coding sequence ATGAGCCTGCCCCCATTGCCCGCCCTGGCAGGCCGGGTGGCCCTGGTGACCGGCGCGGCCCAGGGCATCGGCGCGGCCGTGGCGCAGGCCCTGGCAGCGGCTGGCGCCACCGTGCAGGCCACTGACCTGGCGCCCCTCCCCTGGACCGCCCCGCGGGTGCACGCCGCCCAGCTGGACGTGACCGACGCCGCCGCCGTGGAGGCCCTGGTGGCCCAGACCGAAGCGGCCCTGGGCCCCATTGACCAGCTGGTGAACGTGGCCGGGGTACTGCACCTGGGCCCGCTGACCGAGCTGAGCGACGAGGCCTGGGCGCACACCTTCGCCGTGAACACCACCGGGCCCTTTTACATGGCGCGGGCCGTGGGCCAGCGCATGCAGGCCCGCCGCAGCGGCGCCATCGTGACTGTCAGTTCCAACGCGGCCCACGTGGCCCGCGCTGGGATGGGCGCCTACGCCGCGTCCAAGGCCGCCACCACCCACCTCATGCGCTGCCTGGGGCTGGAACTGGCGCCGTATGGGGTGCGCTGCAACGTGGTGGCCCCCGGCTCCACCGACACACCGATGGGGCGGCAGCTCTGGACGGGGGACACGGGGCCCGCGCAGGTGATCGCGGGGGACCCCGGCCAGCACCGCCCCGGCATTCCCCTGGGCCGGATCGCCGACCCCGCCGACATTGCCCAGGCCGTGCTGTTCCTGCTTTCGGACCACGCGCGGCACATCACCATGCAGCACCTGACTGTGGATGGAGGCGCCACCCTTGGACACTGA
- a CDS encoding condensation domain-containing protein, translating into MSGAHGAHSEPALGLTGAQLGLWHDHEADPQSTLFNTAEALDLHGPLDVPRFTAAVARLLAEVPALHARFEARPGGARQWPGAAAPQPLTVRDLRGHPDPHAQADQEAQAWLDTPLRPEAGELYRHGLFLLGPAQARWVLVTHHIALDGYGLSLCLQRVAAHYRAGAPLPPAFDPLAPVVAEDEAYQRSPQRAVDRQALMALYAGLPHTPAPLLERGLRRGHRARGTAAPALTRALAEQAQALGTAWPTLLFALSAAFWHAHTGEQATVLAVPVMNRLGRASARVPTMVMNLAPLRLDVTPALSLAALTRQAHAALGALRAHQHYRYEHLWADLNGHRLFGPEVNVIPFQAPLDFGPGLEARLENLASGPVEDLALTFTGWGPALELTLDGHPALYTPAQVQALHGRLLAALARGVAHPHTPVADLWAPEQAPA; encoded by the coding sequence ATGAGCGGAGCACACGGCGCCCACAGCGAACCCGCGCTGGGCCTGACCGGGGCGCAGCTGGGCCTGTGGCACGACCACGAGGCCGACCCCCAGAGCACCCTCTTCAACACCGCCGAGGCCCTGGACCTGCACGGCCCGCTGGACGTGCCCCGCTTCACGGCGGCGGTGGCCCGCCTGCTGGCCGAGGTCCCCGCCCTGCACGCCCGCTTCGAGGCGCGGCCCGGGGGCGCGCGGCAGTGGCCCGGCGCCGCCGCCCCGCAGCCGCTGACCGTGCGTGACCTGCGTGGTCACCCCGACCCCCACGCCCAGGCCGACCAGGAAGCGCAGGCGTGGCTGGACACGCCGCTGCGCCCGGAAGCCGGCGAACTGTACCGCCACGGTCTCTTTCTGCTGGGCCCGGCACAGGCACGCTGGGTGCTGGTCACGCACCACATCGCCCTGGACGGCTACGGCCTGTCGCTGTGCCTGCAGCGCGTGGCGGCACACTACCGCGCGGGCGCTCCCCTGCCCCCGGCATTCGACCCGCTGGCGCCTGTGGTGGCCGAGGACGAGGCCTATCAGCGCTCACCGCAGCGCGCCGTGGACCGGCAGGCCCTGATGGCGCTGTACGCGGGGCTGCCGCACACGCCCGCGCCCCTGCTGGAACGGGGCCTGCGCCGGGGCCACCGTGCCCGGGGCACCGCCGCCCCGGCCCTCACCCGGGCGCTGGCCGAGCAGGCCCAGGCCCTGGGCACCGCGTGGCCCACCCTGCTGTTTGCCCTGAGCGCGGCGTTCTGGCACGCGCACACGGGCGAGCAGGCCACAGTGCTGGCCGTCCCCGTCATGAACCGGCTGGGCCGCGCCTCGGCGCGGGTGCCCACGATGGTGATGAATCTGGCACCGCTGCGGCTGGACGTGACCCCGGCGCTGAGCCTCGCAGCCCTGACCCGGCAGGCCCACGCGGCCCTGGGGGCCCTGCGCGCGCACCAGCACTACCGCTACGAGCACCTGTGGGCCGACCTGAACGGCCACCGCCTCTTTGGCCCGGAGGTGAACGTGATTCCCTTCCAGGCGCCGCTGGACTTTGGCCCGGGGCTGGAGGCTCGCCTGGAGAATCTGGCCTCTGGCCCGGTGGAGGACCTCGCGCTGACCTTCACCGGCTGGGGCCCTGCGCTGGAGCTGACGCTGGACGGCCACCCCGCCCTGTACACCCCCGCCCAGGTGCAGGCCCTGCACGGGCGCCTGCTGGCCGCGCTGGCGCGTGGCGTGGCCCACCCGCACACCCCCGTGGCCGACCTGTGGGCCCCCGAGCAGGCGCCCGCATGA